A genomic region of uncultured Roseibium sp. contains the following coding sequences:
- a CDS encoding sensor histidine kinase: MKRTYSLRLRLTLIILVPLLFIAGATGLWQLNNARVTAGEVFDRSLQSAALAVANDVALSGGDALAPSTRKILSDTSGGRVFYHVYAPDGVIVTGYATPPVGIPLAGDGDFSPVYFNAEYLGRDVRGFRMRTRMQVDDFSGLFTTTVWQDVAIRAAFVQDLMLRSLVTISSIITSLSLIVWFGIRIGLHPLNDLQQAIDLRSGEVLKPIQRPVPVEVEGIVRTLNRLLGQVSEAMATQSEFISNAAHQLRNPVAGVLALAESLRSAPDEVAMRERAGDLVDAAKETSLLAQKLLTYERTKSISPASAQETFSVNELVDGVTRDFQGRSNGGPAVTARMPDGDISVTGDRTMIREAVSNLVDNAMKHGGAGLSEITVALETAPEAATIVVRDDGKGLTEEQIQTALQRFGQVSERSDGSGLGLPIVERVAERHGGGLKLRGHEPGLEARFTIAR; encoded by the coding sequence ATGAAGAGAACCTATTCTCTGCGCCTGCGCCTGACCCTGATCATCCTCGTTCCCCTGCTGTTCATCGCCGGTGCGACCGGCCTGTGGCAATTGAACAACGCGCGCGTCACCGCAGGCGAGGTCTTTGACAGGAGCCTGCAGTCGGCAGCGCTCGCGGTTGCCAACGATGTTGCCCTGTCCGGCGGCGATGCCCTGGCACCGAGCACGCGCAAGATCCTGTCCGACACATCGGGCGGACGGGTCTTCTACCACGTCTACGCGCCCGACGGCGTCATCGTCACCGGCTATGCAACACCACCGGTGGGTATACCGCTGGCAGGCGACGGCGATTTCAGCCCTGTCTATTTCAACGCGGAATACCTCGGCCGGGACGTGCGCGGGTTTCGCATGCGCACCCGCATGCAGGTCGATGACTTCAGCGGTCTTTTCACCACGACGGTTTGGCAGGACGTCGCCATCCGCGCGGCCTTCGTGCAGGACCTGATGCTGCGCTCGCTGGTGACGATCTCGTCCATCATCACGTCCCTTTCGCTGATCGTCTGGTTTGGCATCCGCATCGGACTGCACCCGTTGAACGACTTGCAACAGGCGATCGACCTGCGCTCCGGCGAAGTGCTGAAACCCATTCAAAGACCCGTTCCGGTGGAGGTGGAAGGTATCGTGCGGACCCTCAACCGCCTGCTGGGCCAGGTGTCCGAAGCCATGGCCACACAGAGCGAATTCATTTCAAATGCCGCCCATCAGCTGCGCAACCCGGTTGCCGGTGTTCTGGCACTGGCGGAATCGCTGCGATCTGCCCCGGACGAGGTGGCCATGCGCGAACGCGCGGGGGATCTCGTCGACGCCGCGAAGGAGACGAGCCTCCTGGCTCAGAAGCTCCTGACCTATGAGCGCACCAAGTCGATCAGCCCGGCTTCGGCGCAGGAAACGTTTTCGGTCAATGAATTGGTCGATGGCGTGACAAGGGACTTTCAGGGCAGAAGCAACGGCGGACCGGCGGTTACCGCACGGATGCCGGACGGGGATATCTCCGTCACCGGAGACCGGACGATGATCCGCGAGGCGGTGTCCAATCTGGTGGACAATGCCATGAAGCATGGCGGTGCGGGCCTGTCCGAGATCACCGTCGCGCTGGAGACCGCGCCCGAAGCGGCAACGATTGTCGTCAGGGACGACGGCAAGGGGTTGACTGAGGAGCAGATACAGACCGCGCTTCAGCGTTTCGGCCAGGTTTCGGAACGCAGCGACGGAAGCGGTCTCGGCTTGCCCATCGTGGAACGGGTCGCCGAACGGCATGGCGGCGGCCTGAAGCTCCGCGGGCACGAACCCGGTCTCGAGGCGCGCTTCACCATCGCGCGATAG
- a CDS encoding homocysteine S-methyltransferase family protein, which produces METNKITILDGGMGQELVRLSGLEPTGLWSTRIMMERPDLVGAIHDSYFTAGAHVATANTYAIHRDRLRPNGIEDRFEELQRQACEIACRSRDAHGSGSVVGSVGPLGWSYSHDGAPPEEESTELYAEICRIQADFVDVYLIETIASIEQARAAVTAALGHGKPVWIGLTVDDGDGTKLRSGESLADAVREVAALSPQAILLNCSIPEAVTAGLKATKEAGLPTGGYANGFTGISKAFLSAGSAVTKLTSRVDLTPDAYADHVGGWIASGATIVGGCCEVGPAHIQELARRFG; this is translated from the coding sequence GTGGAAACGAACAAGATAACAATTCTCGACGGCGGCATGGGCCAGGAGCTTGTCCGCCTGAGCGGGCTGGAACCCACCGGGCTCTGGTCGACGCGGATCATGATGGAGCGGCCGGATCTCGTCGGCGCGATCCACGATTCCTATTTTACCGCCGGTGCGCATGTGGCAACGGCGAACACTTACGCGATCCACCGCGACCGACTGCGCCCGAACGGGATCGAAGACCGGTTCGAAGAGTTGCAGCGACAGGCGTGCGAAATCGCCTGCCGCTCGCGCGACGCACACGGCTCCGGGTCGGTTGTCGGCTCCGTCGGACCCCTGGGCTGGTCCTACAGCCACGACGGCGCCCCGCCGGAAGAGGAATCCACCGAGCTTTACGCTGAAATCTGCCGCATCCAGGCGGATTTTGTCGATGTCTACCTGATTGAGACGATTGCTTCGATTGAGCAGGCAAGGGCTGCTGTCACGGCCGCACTCGGCCACGGCAAACCGGTCTGGATCGGGCTTACGGTCGACGATGGAGATGGTACGAAACTGCGCTCGGGAGAGAGCCTCGCGGATGCCGTCCGCGAAGTTGCCGCGCTGTCCCCGCAGGCCATCCTGCTGAACTGCTCCATACCGGAAGCCGTGACCGCAGGACTGAAAGCCACGAAGGAAGCCGGCCTGCCGACAGGCGGTTACGCCAACGGGTTCACCGGGATCAGCAAGGCGTTCCTGAGTGCGGGCAGCGCGGTGACGAAACTGACGTCCCGTGTCGACCTGACCCCGGATGCCTATGCGGACCATGTCGGCGGCTGGATCGCATCCGGTGCGACGATCGTCGGCGGCTGCTGCGAAGTAGGACCTGCGCATATTCAAGAGCTTGCGCGGCGTTTCGGCTAG
- a CDS encoding LysR family transcriptional regulator encodes MHKLRWDDLQYVHAVAEQGSLSAASRALGVNHATVLRRIALLEASCEVKLFDRQKDGYRLRPEGRALLASLKLMDHASARIRRSLDSTAKGIEGTFRLATTDTIACLLLPDHLENLRRVHPNVKIEVAVSNDPIDLSLSGAEILVRPGPDLPSELSGLKIGTVEFGVFGSPDYLARTGDLPVGAHKWLGTAPGFAGSTVGEWQLSNVENRREFSADSFLMLAALAERGLGLAMLPVFVGQKSGRLVAFGDRAGLPSTGLWVATHKDFRQQRDIEALLEFFAGALRRDTREGAAVS; translated from the coding sequence ATGCACAAACTCAGATGGGATGATCTCCAATATGTCCACGCGGTTGCCGAGCAGGGATCGCTTTCGGCGGCCTCGCGCGCGCTCGGTGTGAACCACGCGACCGTCCTGAGGCGGATCGCGCTCCTCGAAGCGTCCTGCGAGGTCAAGCTGTTCGACAGACAGAAAGACGGGTATCGGCTCCGGCCCGAAGGCCGGGCGCTTCTGGCTTCGCTCAAGCTCATGGACCACGCCTCCGCCAGGATCAGGAGAAGTCTGGATTCGACCGCGAAGGGCATCGAAGGCACATTCCGGCTCGCCACGACGGACACGATTGCCTGCCTGCTTCTGCCCGACCATCTGGAAAACCTTCGGCGGGTGCACCCGAACGTCAAGATCGAGGTTGCCGTTTCGAACGATCCGATCGACCTGTCGCTTTCGGGTGCCGAGATCCTTGTGCGGCCCGGCCCGGATCTGCCTTCGGAGCTGAGCGGTCTCAAGATCGGAACTGTTGAATTCGGCGTCTTCGGCTCTCCGGATTATCTTGCCCGCACCGGGGACCTGCCTGTGGGAGCGCACAAATGGCTGGGAACAGCCCCCGGTTTTGCAGGATCCACGGTGGGCGAATGGCAGCTTTCCAACGTCGAAAACCGGCGCGAGTTTTCCGCGGACAGTTTCCTCATGCTGGCAGCCCTGGCCGAGAGGGGGCTCGGCCTTGCCATGCTGCCCGTCTTTGTCGGGCAGAAATCCGGACGGCTTGTCGCGTTCGGCGACCGTGCCGGGTTGCCTTCAACCGGTCTTTGGGTGGCGACACACAAGGATTTCCGGCAGCAGCGGGACATCGAAGCATTGCTTGAATTCTTCGCCGGTGCCCTGCGCCGCGACACGCGGGAAGGCGCAGCGGTCTCGTGA
- a CDS encoding luciferase family protein, which translates to MKTWHMPRRFAVAVLMLAGLALVSARAGDDRLPMRDGETPATTNRVPHIQIGAKAVPRLSNRLLQRIGTLPGVKIRATVISLPGAKGFWLSEDIDLANPQAIVGGREFAHIHPDGSLHASLPPERAREAVKAGWAAMHPWANSRPGWEGFVLLYTPRTREETDIVFRLLVDGYNYVTGDSHKAAEL; encoded by the coding sequence ATGAAAACATGGCATATGCCGAGGCGCTTTGCCGTCGCGGTCCTCATGCTCGCCGGGCTGGCCCTTGTGTCAGCCCGCGCGGGGGATGATCGGCTCCCGATGCGGGACGGAGAAACACCCGCCACCACCAACCGCGTCCCGCATATCCAGATCGGCGCGAAGGCGGTTCCACGGCTTTCAAACCGTCTGCTGCAGCGCATCGGAACCCTGCCCGGCGTCAAGATCCGCGCAACGGTCATCTCGCTTCCGGGCGCAAAGGGTTTCTGGCTGAGCGAGGACATCGATCTTGCGAACCCCCAGGCGATCGTCGGCGGACGGGAGTTCGCCCATATTCATCCGGATGGCAGCCTTCACGCGTCCCTGCCGCCGGAGCGGGCTCGCGAAGCGGTGAAGGCCGGATGGGCGGCAATGCATCCCTGGGCGAACAGCCGGCCTGGATGGGAAGGTTTCGTTCTGCTCTACACGCCGCGCACCCGGGAAGAGACGGATATCGTCTTCCGGCTGCTCGTGGACGGCTATAACTATGTGACCGGCGACAGTCACAAAGCCGCGGAGCTCTGA
- a CDS encoding tricarboxylate transporter produces MVLKKLARQLALSVTLAAGAFVPAQALAADLDLSGKTVEWVIPFSETGGSAKWANFYAPLLSEALPGQPTVVVKFMPGAGSTKGANWFQNQKFADSEGTVIFGSSGSTQFPYLLGDPRVRYDYKDWNVVLASGTGGVAYLPPDLAAQMSGNDASALKETDFIYGSQGATRLDLVPLLAWEMLGLNVEPVFGIKGRGDGRLMFERGEANIDYQTSSSYLKGVTPLVEAGTAVPMMSWGALDADGNIVRDPTFPDMPTFKEVCEATEGCETSGEKWDAWKAFFIAGFPAQKMVFLPNGASQDAIDTYSKAFDAVKARGDFAEISAGRLGKYPQMTGAEADSALKSATEVPDSAKEFVVGWLQERYGVSLK; encoded by the coding sequence ATGGTTTTGAAAAAGCTTGCGCGCCAGCTGGCGCTGAGTGTGACACTTGCTGCCGGTGCCTTCGTACCGGCCCAGGCCCTTGCGGCCGATCTCGATCTTTCCGGCAAAACAGTCGAATGGGTCATTCCCTTCTCCGAGACCGGCGGCTCCGCCAAGTGGGCCAATTTCTACGCGCCGCTCCTGAGCGAAGCGCTTCCGGGCCAGCCGACCGTCGTCGTGAAATTCATGCCGGGTGCCGGTTCCACAAAAGGTGCCAACTGGTTCCAGAACCAGAAATTCGCCGATAGCGAAGGCACGGTGATCTTCGGATCTTCCGGTTCGACCCAGTTCCCGTACCTGCTCGGCGATCCGCGCGTGCGCTACGATTACAAGGACTGGAACGTGGTTCTGGCGTCCGGTACGGGCGGTGTCGCCTACCTGCCGCCGGACCTGGCCGCGCAGATGAGCGGCAACGATGCCAGCGCGCTGAAAGAGACCGATTTCATCTACGGTTCCCAGGGCGCGACGCGGCTTGATCTCGTTCCGCTTCTGGCCTGGGAAATGCTCGGCCTGAATGTCGAGCCCGTCTTCGGCATCAAGGGCCGCGGTGACGGCCGTCTCATGTTCGAGCGCGGTGAAGCCAACATCGACTACCAGACGTCTTCGTCCTACCTGAAAGGCGTGACGCCGCTGGTCGAGGCCGGTACCGCCGTGCCAATGATGAGCTGGGGTGCGCTGGATGCCGACGGCAACATCGTCCGCGATCCGACATTCCCCGACATGCCGACCTTCAAGGAGGTCTGCGAGGCAACCGAAGGCTGCGAAACCTCGGGCGAGAAATGGGATGCCTGGAAGGCCTTCTTCATCGCCGGTTTCCCGGCCCAGAAGATGGTGTTCCTGCCGAACGGCGCATCCCAGGATGCAATCGACACCTATTCCAAGGCCTTTGACGCGGTCAAGGCACGCGGCGACTTCGCGGAGATTTCCGCAGGACGGCTCGGCAAGTACCCGCAGATGACCGGTGCCGAGGCCGACAGCGCCCTGAAAAGCGCGACCGAAGTGCCCGACAGCGCGAAGGAATTCGTGGTCGGCTGGCTGCAGGAGCGCTACGGCGTTTCCCTCAAGTAA
- a CDS encoding LuxR C-terminal-related transcriptional regulator, with protein sequence MLDTNGPLWNWRTFFAVFVLIVFATSVVEVFNEFRAGETLGSMGDDLARLVISALVLGAFLYDRHAQQKTLAELSGQLEKARGRLARLDSNSVELAGQYRAVMQKQFDAWNLTASEQDVVIGMLKGLSFREIAGLRETREKTVRQQASTVYRKAGVSSRNELTAWFFEDMLDPLPVQDG encoded by the coding sequence ATGCTGGATACGAACGGGCCGTTGTGGAATTGGCGAACCTTTTTTGCCGTGTTCGTTCTGATCGTGTTTGCCACAAGCGTCGTTGAAGTCTTCAACGAATTCCGGGCTGGCGAAACGCTCGGGTCCATGGGGGACGATCTTGCAAGACTCGTGATCAGCGCACTCGTGCTGGGCGCCTTTCTGTACGATCGCCATGCTCAGCAGAAAACACTCGCGGAGCTGAGCGGACAGCTTGAAAAAGCGCGCGGCCGACTGGCGCGGCTCGACTCAAATTCGGTTGAACTTGCGGGTCAGTACCGCGCGGTCATGCAAAAGCAGTTCGATGCCTGGAACCTGACCGCCAGTGAACAGGATGTCGTGATCGGAATGCTGAAGGGTCTTTCATTCCGGGAAATCGCGGGGCTCAGGGAAACGCGCGAGAAAACGGTTCGGCAGCAGGCGTCCACCGTCTACCGGAAAGCCGGCGTTTCCAGCCGGAACGAGCTGACCGCGTGGTTCTTCGAGGACATGCTCGATCCCCTGCCCGTGCAGGACGGATGA
- a CDS encoding cytochrome c, translating to MKNGLKVFCSLVFVFTAGMGTSVADGHFDNAIKARKAVMALYAWNLGQLGAMAKGDIEYNAEAAQIAAENIKIMATMNMGSAWPQGSDSTALPGKTRAKVEAWSTYPESAEINKKLAAAAVAMSDVAGDGVDAVRANIGAIGGACKDCHTKFREAE from the coding sequence ATGAAAAACGGATTGAAGGTTTTCTGCTCGCTCGTATTCGTCTTCACTGCCGGTATGGGCACGTCCGTCGCAGACGGACATTTCGACAACGCCATCAAGGCGCGCAAGGCGGTCATGGCCCTTTATGCCTGGAACCTGGGCCAGTTGGGCGCAATGGCAAAAGGGGATATCGAATATAACGCCGAAGCCGCCCAGATCGCGGCGGAAAATATCAAGATCATGGCGACCATGAACATGGGCTCGGCCTGGCCTCAGGGATCCGACAGCACAGCCCTGCCCGGAAAGACACGCGCAAAGGTCGAAGCCTGGTCGACTTATCCGGAAAGCGCCGAGATCAACAAGAAACTTGCAGCGGCGGCGGTCGCCATGAGCGACGTTGCCGGTGACGGCGTCGATGCCGTGCGCGCGAATATCGGCGCCATCGGCGGTGCCTGCAAGGATTGCCACACGAAATTCCGGGAAGCGGAATAG
- a CDS encoding tripartite tricarboxylate transporter permease — MDILGTALPALADASAMIFQPAVIGYLILGVVMGLCVGVFPGLGGIAGLSLLLPFMFGMDPVLGLALMIGMVAVVPTSDTFASVLMGIPGSSASQATVLDGFPLAKKGEAARALSAAFASSLFGGLVGAAFLTVFILVARPIVLEFRTPELLMITLFGLSMVGILAGQVAIKGIVAAGLGLMVGTIGEGDSAGALRMATYDMPYLTDGLKLVIVGLGIFAIPEIVALLRQDRAISERSMLGGGWLHGVRDWFANIWLSIRCSLIGVTVGVIPGLGGSVVDWIAYGHTVQTSKDKSKFGSGDIRGVIGPESSNNAKEGGGLVPTLLFGIPGSGSMAVFIGAVALLGSGQIEVGPSMLKNNLDVTYAIVWLLALANVVGTIICILGSGGIARLTTIPFALLAPFLFMIISFAAFQSGQNLMDLVALFAIGLLGILMRRFDWSRPAFLIGFVLSNPAETYTNQAVQIAASRFRKGFAEGMEYIFSPIVIVLIIITIVSVVIGLRQSKNIRAEGDVPTGSKRAPLIFLLAIFAYLAFAFTNASLIPDYASADRVFPQFVGLVSIIGCLILLFRMRTSPETSPLFSDSEAGNSEGNQHGLWPTLAWFAGLLILTSLIGFILALAGFLVAFIHYRAKRSLPYALGYGACGIAFMCGMAWLLNRDFPPGLLQSYVTLPWPLT, encoded by the coding sequence GTGGACATTCTTGGCACCGCTTTACCTGCGCTCGCCGATGCGTCGGCGATGATCTTTCAGCCCGCCGTCATCGGCTACCTGATTCTCGGCGTGGTGATGGGCCTTTGCGTCGGGGTCTTCCCGGGGCTCGGCGGCATCGCCGGCCTGTCGCTGCTGCTGCCGTTCATGTTCGGCATGGATCCCGTGCTCGGTCTTGCCCTCATGATCGGCATGGTCGCCGTCGTCCCGACATCGGATACGTTCGCTTCCGTCCTCATGGGCATCCCGGGTTCTTCCGCCTCGCAAGCGACCGTTCTCGACGGCTTTCCGCTCGCCAAGAAAGGTGAGGCTGCGCGCGCCCTTTCCGCCGCCTTTGCGTCGTCGCTTTTCGGCGGTCTGGTCGGTGCGGCGTTCCTGACCGTCTTCATCCTGGTCGCGCGTCCGATCGTGCTGGAGTTCCGGACCCCGGAACTTTTGATGATCACGCTGTTCGGCCTGTCGATGGTCGGCATTCTGGCCGGTCAGGTCGCCATCAAGGGCATCGTTGCCGCCGGTCTCGGCCTGATGGTCGGAACCATCGGCGAAGGCGACAGCGCCGGCGCGCTGCGCATGGCGACTTATGACATGCCTTATCTCACCGACGGCCTGAAACTGGTCATTGTCGGTCTCGGCATCTTCGCGATCCCGGAAATTGTCGCCCTTCTGCGCCAGGACCGCGCGATTTCGGAGCGCTCCATGCTCGGCGGCGGCTGGCTTCACGGCGTGCGCGACTGGTTCGCCAATATCTGGCTCAGCATCCGCTGTTCGCTGATCGGCGTCACGGTCGGCGTCATTCCCGGCCTCGGCGGCTCCGTTGTCGACTGGATCGCCTATGGCCACACCGTTCAGACCTCCAAGGACAAGTCCAAGTTCGGCAGCGGCGACATTCGCGGCGTGATCGGGCCGGAAAGCTCCAACAACGCCAAGGAAGGCGGCGGCCTGGTGCCGACGCTTCTGTTCGGTATTCCGGGCTCCGGCTCCATGGCCGTCTTCATCGGCGCGGTCGCGCTGCTCGGCTCCGGCCAGATCGAGGTCGGGCCGTCGATGCTGAAGAACAATCTCGACGTCACCTATGCGATCGTGTGGCTGCTTGCACTCGCAAACGTCGTCGGAACGATCATCTGCATTCTCGGGTCCGGCGGGATCGCGCGCCTGACAACCATTCCGTTCGCGCTGCTGGCGCCGTTCCTGTTCATGATCATCTCGTTTGCCGCGTTCCAGTCGGGCCAGAACCTGATGGATCTCGTGGCGCTGTTCGCCATCGGCCTGCTCGGCATCCTGATGCGGCGTTTCGACTGGTCGCGGCCCGCCTTCCTGATCGGTTTCGTTCTGTCGAATCCGGCCGAGACCTACACCAACCAGGCGGTCCAGATCGCCGCATCGCGCTTCCGCAAGGGCTTCGCGGAAGGCATGGAGTACATCTTTTCGCCGATCGTGATCGTCCTCATCATCATCACGATCGTCTCGGTCGTCATCGGCCTGCGCCAGTCCAAGAACATTCGCGCAGAAGGCGATGTTCCCACGGGCAGCAAGCGCGCGCCGCTGATCTTCCTGCTGGCGATCTTCGCTTACCTTGCCTTTGCGTTCACCAACGCATCGCTGATCCCCGACTATGCCTCCGCAGACCGGGTCTTCCCGCAATTCGTCGGCCTGGTGTCGATCATCGGCTGCCTGATCCTTTTGTTCCGGATGCGCACCAGCCCCGAGACCAGCCCGCTGTTCAGTGACAGCGAGGCCGGAAATTCGGAAGGCAACCAGCACGGCCTTTGGCCGACCCTGGCCTGGTTTGCCGGCCTTTTGATCCTGACGTCGCTGATCGGGTTCATCCTGGCGCTTGCCGGCTTCCTGGTGGCCTTCATCCACTATCGCGCAAAACGAAGCCTTCCGTATGCACTCGGCTATGGTGCCTGCGGGATCGCGTTCATGTGCGGCATGGCCTGGCTGCTCAACCGCGATTTCCCGCCGGGACTGCTGCAGTCCTATGTCACTCTGCCGTGGCCACTGACGTAA
- a CDS encoding response regulator transcription factor: protein MRIALVEDNVSLAKGIAYQLRDAGHSVDILHDGDEADVFLKQEGGDLVILDINLPGRSGLDLLTDLRERDDPRPVILLTARSETEDRVMGLDAGADDYLVKPFEMEELAARIRALGRRKGVVPRQLIEIGPLRLDAGALQLLDGGTALEVPRRELALLAALAQANGRTVSKASLLDQLYGAGSETDEKVIEVYVSRLRKRLAPYGVNIQVHRGIGYSLGKASA from the coding sequence ATGCGGATCGCACTCGTAGAAGACAATGTCAGCCTGGCAAAGGGGATTGCCTATCAGCTGCGCGATGCTGGCCACTCGGTGGATATTCTCCATGACGGCGACGAGGCGGATGTATTCCTGAAACAGGAAGGCGGCGATCTCGTCATTCTGGACATCAACCTGCCCGGCAGGAGCGGGCTGGACCTTCTGACGGATCTCAGGGAGCGCGATGATCCGAGGCCGGTCATTCTTCTGACCGCCCGGTCAGAAACGGAAGACCGGGTGATGGGACTGGACGCAGGTGCAGACGACTATCTGGTCAAGCCTTTTGAAATGGAAGAGCTTGCGGCCAGGATCCGCGCGCTTGGGCGGCGAAAGGGGGTCGTGCCGCGGCAGCTCATCGAGATCGGTCCGCTGAGACTGGATGCCGGCGCGCTGCAATTGCTTGACGGCGGAACGGCGCTGGAAGTTCCGAGGCGCGAACTCGCGCTGCTAGCCGCGCTGGCGCAGGCCAACGGGCGGACGGTTTCCAAGGCGAGCCTTCTGGATCAGCTTTACGGTGCGGGCAGCGAGACGGACGAGAAAGTCATCGAAGTCTATGTTTCCCGGCTGCGCAAGCGGCTTGCTCCTTACGGCGTCAATATCCAGGTTCATCGCGGCATCGGCTATTCCCTGGGCAAGGCGTCCGCATGA
- a CDS encoding isocitrate/isopropylmalate dehydrogenase family protein: MTLSLLCLAGDGIGPEIMAATKHIVAAACARSGERIELTDRTIGFASLETGDSTIEDAVIRAALAADGVILGPVSHNDYPPKEAGGLNPSGVLRRKLDLYANIRPARSFSGLPTPTGVDVDLVIFRENLEGFYADRNLYAGSGEFMPVPGVAMAMRLITERGSERIGRAAFRFAESTGRKKVTAVHKANVMRTSDGLFLEVIRRIAADHPRLEYDEVLVDAAAALLVRDPGRFDVIVTTNMFGDILSDLATELAGGLGLAASLNVGPNNAAAQAQHGSAPDIAGQDRANPTSLIGSAAMLLRHLGQAKAAKAIDSALKTALAHPETRTADLGGPLGTQAFASVLVKLIEESDA, translated from the coding sequence ATGACGCTCTCGCTGCTCTGTCTTGCCGGCGACGGCATCGGCCCGGAGATCATGGCCGCCACGAAACACATCGTGGCGGCTGCCTGCGCCAGATCGGGCGAACGGATCGAACTCACGGATCGCACCATCGGTTTTGCGTCCCTGGAGACCGGTGACAGCACAATTGAAGATGCCGTCATAAGAGCCGCGCTCGCCGCGGACGGTGTCATTCTCGGGCCGGTCTCACACAATGACTATCCGCCAAAGGAAGCCGGCGGCCTCAATCCGTCGGGCGTGCTGCGCAGGAAACTCGATCTCTACGCCAACATCCGGCCCGCTCGGAGTTTCAGCGGCTTGCCGACGCCGACAGGCGTGGATGTCGACCTCGTCATCTTCAGGGAAAACCTGGAGGGGTTCTACGCCGACCGCAATCTATACGCCGGGAGCGGCGAATTCATGCCGGTGCCGGGTGTGGCGATGGCGATGCGGCTGATAACCGAGCGCGGCAGTGAACGGATCGGACGCGCGGCCTTCCGTTTCGCCGAGAGCACCGGCCGCAAAAAGGTCACGGCTGTTCACAAGGCGAACGTGATGCGCACGAGCGACGGCCTGTTTCTGGAAGTGATCCGGCGGATCGCCGCGGACCATCCACGTCTCGAATATGACGAGGTGCTGGTCGATGCGGCGGCGGCGCTGCTGGTCCGCGATCCGGGCCGCTTCGACGTCATCGTGACGACCAACATGTTCGGTGACATCCTGTCGGACCTTGCGACCGAACTTGCCGGCGGGCTCGGACTGGCAGCCTCCCTGAATGTCGGCCCAAACAATGCGGCGGCACAGGCCCAGCACGGTTCCGCACCGGACATTGCCGGGCAGGACCGGGCAAACCCGACGTCCCTGATCGGCTCGGCGGCCATGTTGCTGCGCCACCTCGGACAGGCCAAGGCCGCTAAGGCGATCGACAGCGCCCTCAAAACCGCACTCGCCCACCCGGAGACCCGGACGGCGGACCTCGGAGGTCCGCTCGGCACGCAGGCCTTTGCCTCCGTCCTGGTCAAACTCATAGAGGAAAGCGACGCATGA